GGTTCTGATTCACGTGTCTGCCTTCTCTCATGGGGGGTTGCCTCGACGAGTGATGACATGCGCCCGTCAAGTCATGTCCGGATTATGGACAACTCTCAACTGCCGCCACAAGGAAGCCTTTTCGGCCACGCCGCACCGGACCGTAAAATACGCCGGAGGGGGTCCTGTATGCCGAACCGTCAGGAGGGCGACCGCGTCGCCCACGGCTTTCCGCACCGCACCGCCGTCGGGGCCTCGCTCACGGCGCTCTACCAGCGCCTCTCCCCCGACGGCGTCCACCGCTACCCGACGAGCGTCGCGCCCGCCGACGTCGCCCTCGGGGACGACGAGGACCTGCACCTCGGCACCCAGCGGGTGGCCGGCGCCCTGGTCCGGCACCTGCGGCTGCCCGAGGCGCGCCTGGTGGTGAGTTTCCGCCGGATGGAGCACGCGGCGGCCGTGGAACTCGCCGCGGGCCCCGAGTACTTCGTGGAGCTCAACGAACGCTTCCGGACCCGCCGCCGGGACATCGGCGCGGCCCTCGCCCACGAGATCACCCACGTCCTGCTGCACCGCCTCGGCCTCGGGTTCCCCGGGACCGCGGAGAACGAGATCCTCACCGACGTGGTCACCACGTACCTGGGCGCGGGGTGGCTGCTGCTCGACGCCTACCGCCGGGACGGCGTGGAGAGCCAGAAGCTCGGCTATCTGACACCGGAGGAGTTCGGCTACGTCCTCGCCAAGCGGGCCGAGGTGTTCGGCGAGGACCCGTCACCGTGGTTCACCAGCGCGGTGGCGTACGAGGCCTGGGTGCGCGGCCGGGCCGAGGCCGACCGGGAGCGGGCGGCGCCGCCGCTCGCCGGGGCGGGCTGGGCCGAGCGCCGGCGGTACGGCTGGGAGCGGCGCCGGGGCCGGGCCGGCGAGGGCGCCCCGTACGCCTTCCAGGGCGGGGCGCCGGCGACCGGGGTCGCGTTCCTCTGCCCGGTCTGCCGGCAGCGCCTGAGGATCCCGGCGGGCCGGGCGCTGAAGGCCCGGTGCGGGGTATGCCGGACGGTGCTGGAGTGCGCGGGTTAGCTAGGGCCCGTCAGACGGGGCCTGGGGTCCGAAGGGGCCTGGGGTCCGAAGGGGCCTGGGGTTCCGAAGGGGCCTGGGCCAGGCTCTTGTGGAGGTGGACGTCCTCGGCGCCGCCGGGGATGCCGAGCGCCCGGCCGGTCTCGACGTAGCCGTGGCGCCGGTAGAAGTCCGGGGCCTGGAAGGTGAACGACGAGACGTTGGCGCGGTCGCAGCCACGCCGCCGCGCCTCGTCCTCGGCGGCGCGCAGGAGCCGGCTCCCCCAGCCGTCCTGCCGGCTGTCCTCACGGACCCACAGCAGGTCGATGGCGAAGAGGCCGCTCCAGGTCGAGCCGGTGAGTCCGCCGATCAGCTCGCCGTCCTCGTCGACCGCCTTCACGGACAGCTCGCCCCGGTCCTCGGGGGTGGTGTTCGTCGCCGCGGAGTTGAAGGCCTCGAGCCCCTGCTCCAGGGCCTCGGCGAGGGCGGTGTCCCCGTGGCCGACGCTGAGCGTCGGGCCGTTCTGAGGGTGATCCTGATGGCGCGTCATGCGGTCCGATTCTGGCACAGGCGTACGAGCGGGTCACGGCACCGGGAACGGGTGGGGAGCAGGGCCGGGCATGGCCCGGGAAGGGGGGCGAGGACCGGGGCGGCGCGCGGGGGTGGGAATCGATTTGCGCCAGGACCGGACGGCGGGTCAGGGTCGGCGCATGAGCACGCTGTTCGACGCCATCCGTGACGGGGACGAGGACAGGGCCGTACAGGCCCTGCGGGACGGGGCCGACCCCGAGGGCCGGGAGGACGGGGAGACTCCGCTGTACCGGGCGGCGGTCGGCAACGCGGCCGGAATCGTACGGGTGTTGCTGGCCGCCGGGGCGGATCCCGGCCGGGGCAGCGGCGAGGGGGGCGACGATCTGCCCCTGTGCGGGGCGGCCGTCGGCGGGCACGCCGAGGTGGTGCGGGCCCTGCTCGCGGCGGGCGCCGCGCCCGACCAGGAGGAGGCGTACGGCTTCACGGCCCTCGCCTGGGCCCTGCGGCTGGGCCACACCGCCACGGCGCGGCTGCTGCTCGAACACGGCGCCGATCCCGACCGGCGCGGACCCGACGGGATCCTGCCGCTGGTGGCCGCCGCCCGGCGCGGGTCCACCGGCTGCGTACGGGCGCTGCTCGACCACGGGGCGGACTCCCGGGAGGCCGCGCTGCGGGAGGCCCGGCGCTGGATCGGCGTCGACATGGCGGCCGAGCTGCGGCGCGGGCTCGTCGCGGGGAACGAGGGCGGCCAGACGTACGAGGCGGTGGTCCGCCGGGTCCGCGAGGACGGCGGGGTGACGGTGGTCGTCGAGCTGCTGCGGGAGGACGGCGCGCCCGGCCGCGGCGACGACCGGCAGACCGGGCACGCGGCGATCGCCACGCTCGTCGAGGCGGCGCTCGGC
This sequence is a window from Streptomyces sp. NBC_00691. Protein-coding genes within it:
- a CDS encoding GNAT family N-acetyltransferase, with the translated sequence MTRHQDHPQNGPTLSVGHGDTALAEALEQGLEAFNSAATNTTPEDRGELSVKAVDEDGELIGGLTGSTWSGLFAIDLLWVREDSRQDGWGSRLLRAAEDEARRRGCDRANVSSFTFQAPDFYRRHGYVETGRALGIPGGAEDVHLHKSLAQAPSEPQAPSDPRPLRTPGPV